Proteins encoded in a region of the Clostridia bacterium genome:
- a CDS encoding homocysteine biosynthesis protein gives MHYKSFDEINEKIRRKKAVVVTAEEIKGIVDEKGPEQACREVDVVTTATFGPMCSSGAFLNFGHSDPPIRMSKVWLNDVPAYAGIAAVDAFIGATELSETRGFEYGGAHVIEDLIAGKKVQLRATSYGTDCYPRREITTYITKDSINQAVMFNPRNCYQNYGAAANSSDRTIYTYMGALLPMLGNVNYSTSGELSPLICDPLYRTIGIGTRIFLGGAQGYIAWEGTQCNPSQIRAENSVPIGGAATLSLIGNMKEMSQRYIRAATFHKYGVSMFVGVGIPIPLINPEVAQNAAVRNRDVYTHIFDYSVQRRSKPALARVSYEQLRSGSVQLGGRSVPTAPLSSLKMAREIADVLKGQISSGEFLLQEPVMSLPAEASPKSLEIDEVADR, from the coding sequence ATGCATTACAAGAGCTTTGATGAGATAAATGAGAAGATCCGCCGAAAGAAGGCTGTCGTGGTAACAGCGGAGGAGATCAAGGGAATTGTGGACGAGAAAGGACCTGAGCAGGCTTGCCGAGAGGTGGACGTGGTCACGACGGCCACGTTCGGACCGATGTGCTCCTCAGGCGCCTTCCTCAATTTCGGTCACTCCGACCCGCCGATCAGGATGAGCAAGGTGTGGCTTAACGACGTCCCTGCTTATGCTGGCATCGCCGCGGTAGATGCGTTCATCGGTGCGACCGAACTCTCCGAAACCCGCGGGTTCGAATATGGCGGAGCACATGTAATCGAGGACCTGATCGCCGGCAAGAAGGTGCAGCTCCGAGCCACGTCATATGGGACGGACTGCTACCCGAGGCGTGAGATCACCACTTACATTACGAAGGACTCCATCAACCAGGCGGTGATGTTCAACCCCCGGAACTGCTACCAGAACTACGGCGCTGCGGCGAACTCGTCGGATCGGACGATCTACACTTACATGGGCGCCCTCCTTCCGATGCTGGGCAATGTGAACTACTCGACATCTGGAGAGCTCAGCCCGCTCATATGTGACCCGCTCTATCGCACGATAGGGATCGGAACTCGCATCTTCCTAGGAGGCGCCCAGGGCTACATCGCATGGGAGGGGACGCAGTGCAACCCCTCGCAAATTCGGGCGGAGAATTCCGTGCCAATAGGCGGCGCTGCCACCCTGAGCCTCATCGGGAACATGAAGGAGATGAGCCAGCGCTACATCAGGGCAGCAACCTTCCACAAGTATGGAGTGTCGATGTTCGTTGGGGTGGGCATCCCCATACCCCTGATCAATCCGGAGGTGGCGCAGAACGCAGCAGTGCGGAACCGGGACGTATACACCCACATCTTCGACTACAGCGTACAGCGGCGATCCAAGCCTGCCCTGGCGAGAGTGTCGTATGAACAGCTCCGGAGTGGTAGTGTGCAACTCGGTGGACGTTCAGTGCCCACTGCTCCCCTTTCAAGCCTGAAGATGGCGCGGGAGATTGCGGACGTGTTGAAGGGCCAGATATCATCGGGTGAGTTCCTCCTGCAGGAGCCGGTGATGTCGCTGCCTGCAGAAGCATCGCCGAAGTCATTGGAGATTGACGAGGTGGCAGATAGATGA
- a CDS encoding methylenetetrahydrofolate reductase: MARLLHRLQQGHFTVTVEVNPPRSADVTKTLARVRRFADKVDAVNVADCPMAHVRMSPITLAHLIQRDVGVEAVFHLTCRDRNIIGMQAELLGASGLGVRNILALRGDDPSRGDHPDAMGVFEIDAIGLIKLASALNSRHTVAGGDLEQASDFAIGCVANPTAADLEAEVSRLEEKVGAGAHFVQTQPVYDPRSFERWRSKIDGRVGVPILYGILPLKDYAFAANLRNTVPGIDVPDWIIDRMRSGAADEGYRLAGELLAEIGPSISGIHVFPMNSSERVLRLLDVVTELGLTGPRVVNQS, translated from the coding sequence ATGGCAAGGTTACTGCATCGACTCCAGCAAGGACATTTCACAGTGACGGTGGAAGTCAACCCGCCGAGGAGTGCCGATGTCACCAAGACCCTCGCGAGGGTCCGCCGGTTTGCCGACAAGGTGGACGCGGTGAACGTTGCGGACTGCCCCATGGCTCATGTGCGCATGAGCCCCATTACACTGGCGCACCTGATCCAGCGGGATGTGGGAGTGGAGGCGGTATTTCATCTCACGTGCCGCGACCGGAACATCATCGGAATGCAGGCGGAACTGCTAGGCGCATCTGGGCTCGGGGTGAGGAACATACTCGCACTCAGGGGCGATGACCCGTCCCGCGGAGATCACCCCGACGCCATGGGCGTGTTCGAGATCGATGCTATAGGCCTGATCAAGCTTGCATCGGCGTTGAACTCTCGCCACACAGTCGCTGGCGGAGATCTTGAGCAGGCATCCGATTTCGCCATTGGATGTGTTGCCAACCCCACGGCAGCAGATCTGGAGGCAGAGGTATCGCGCCTGGAGGAGAAGGTTGGGGCCGGGGCGCACTTCGTCCAGACACAGCCCGTGTACGATCCGCGTTCATTTGAGCGGTGGCGATCCAAGATAGATGGACGTGTGGGCGTGCCGATTCTGTATGGAATCCTTCCGCTGAAGGACTACGCTTTCGCCGCGAATCTCAGGAATACGGTTCCAGGAATTGACGTGCCTGACTGGATTATCGACCGAATGCGCTCCGGCGCTGCGGACGAGGGTTATCGCCTTGCAGGCGAACTTCTCGCGGAGATCGGTCCGAGCATATCCGGGATACACGTCTTTCCAATGAACAGCTCCGAGCGAGTGCTTCGGCTGCTGGATGTTGTGACGGAGCTGGGCCTCACCGGCCCGAGGGTGGTGAATCAGTCATGA
- a CDS encoding homocysteine S-methyltransferase family protein yields the protein MSGEARELANAVDRDVAVGREVAVGREVAVGRDVAVGRDVAVGREVLVFDGATGTMLQSRGLPPGHCLEAWCIERPDEVGWVHRQYVEAGAQVIETNTFGGSPLRLAHYGLADSACAISIAAVRIAREASEGRALVAASMGPLGVIMEPIGDYSFDEAYRQFSVQASAFEEAAPDFIIIETMADLNEMRAALLACRDHASGVKVIAQMTVDRSGRTFTGTSPDAAALVMQSMGASIVGLNCSVGPDLLIGAVECMARVARVPISVQPNAGLPQLDASGRTVFPMGPVEFAEYGPRLVAAGASIVGGCCGTTPEHVRLLRAAVSGLRPAGASLDRSDSDGRRGCTIAGLSSAAFGGISSRTTPVLFADDGLPILIGERINPTGRKAMARAISEGDFGPVQQEARAQEAAGAHVLDVNVGVPLVDEPAAMAAAVRAVQEATALPLCLDSASPRAIEAGLRAYVGKALINSFSLEPGRAEAVLPLAARYGASVIGLTIDEDGIPSTAEKRLAIARRLVAAAASYGIPSEDVIIDTLALAAGAQQEQASETLQAIRLIKSELGCRTSLGVSNVSFALPNRQFLNSVYLAMALEAGLDMAIINPLDTRLMDTVRAARVLLARDRNAERYISVVGPKRLGHELSPDPSQATQVGHVAQARRAAQADWAAHTCQAARTARADQAGEAGQASQADEAASQEELCAHIRDAVLHGDRAAAESLTESALAGGAEPSRLLAKCLIPAIEETGRRFAAGTFFLPELMLSASAMQAAAGRIQARMSPLDLEKSSRGTVVIATVKGDIHDIGKNIVSMFLENNGFRVVDIGRDANPAVVLETARKASADVVCLSALMTTTMPGMKDVIDLFAMEGFACPVIIGGAATSRAFAERIGAAGHGRDASEAVSEVARVIAERADRSGGEQSHALQEL from the coding sequence ATGAGCGGCGAGGCGCGTGAACTCGCGAACGCGGTCGATCGCGATGTGGCGGTCGGTCGCGAGGTGGCGGTCGGCCGCGAGGTGGCGGTCGGTCGCGATGTGGCAGTCGGCCGCGATGTGGCGGTCGGTCGCGAGGTGCTGGTGTTCGACGGGGCCACCGGGACGATGCTTCAGTCGCGCGGCCTTCCTCCGGGCCACTGCCTGGAGGCATGGTGCATTGAGCGGCCAGATGAGGTTGGATGGGTGCACCGGCAATACGTAGAGGCCGGCGCCCAGGTCATCGAAACGAACACCTTCGGCGGCAGCCCACTGCGGCTTGCCCATTACGGACTGGCTGACTCTGCGTGCGCGATCAGCATCGCCGCAGTGAGGATCGCGAGAGAGGCCTCTGAAGGGCGTGCGCTGGTCGCAGCGTCGATGGGCCCACTTGGGGTCATCATGGAGCCCATCGGCGACTACTCCTTCGACGAAGCGTACAGGCAGTTTTCGGTGCAGGCTAGTGCTTTCGAAGAGGCTGCCCCGGACTTCATAATCATCGAGACCATGGCGGATCTGAATGAGATGAGAGCGGCACTCCTGGCCTGCAGAGACCACGCCTCGGGAGTGAAGGTGATAGCTCAGATGACGGTGGACCGCTCTGGCCGCACTTTCACGGGGACTTCGCCTGACGCAGCGGCTCTTGTGATGCAGTCGATGGGGGCGTCAATAGTGGGGCTCAACTGCTCAGTTGGCCCGGATCTGCTGATCGGCGCCGTGGAGTGCATGGCCAGAGTCGCTCGCGTGCCCATCTCAGTGCAGCCCAATGCAGGGCTGCCGCAGCTGGATGCTTCGGGGCGCACCGTGTTTCCGATGGGGCCAGTGGAGTTCGCGGAGTATGGCCCCAGGCTCGTGGCAGCTGGGGCATCCATTGTAGGCGGATGCTGCGGAACCACTCCAGAGCACGTGCGGCTCCTCCGCGCCGCTGTCTCAGGGCTCAGGCCTGCGGGCGCAAGCCTGGACCGCAGCGACTCCGATGGCAGGCGCGGATGCACAATCGCGGGCCTATCATCGGCGGCGTTCGGAGGGATCAGTTCCAGGACCACGCCCGTTCTGTTTGCAGATGATGGCCTCCCAATCCTCATAGGGGAGCGGATCAACCCCACCGGCAGGAAGGCCATGGCTCGGGCGATATCCGAAGGCGATTTCGGCCCTGTGCAGCAGGAGGCGAGGGCGCAGGAAGCGGCAGGCGCGCATGTGCTGGATGTGAATGTGGGGGTGCCGCTTGTTGACGAGCCTGCCGCAATGGCAGCCGCCGTCCGGGCAGTTCAAGAGGCCACCGCCCTTCCGTTGTGCCTGGATTCCGCGTCTCCTCGTGCCATTGAGGCCGGGCTCAGGGCGTATGTGGGGAAAGCGCTGATCAACTCGTTCAGCCTCGAGCCCGGGCGGGCAGAGGCGGTCCTGCCCTTGGCTGCAAGGTACGGCGCCTCGGTGATCGGCCTCACCATCGACGAGGATGGAATACCTTCCACTGCTGAAAAGCGCCTTGCCATAGCCAGGCGGCTTGTGGCGGCGGCGGCATCCTACGGCATTCCCTCCGAGGACGTGATCATCGATACCCTGGCCCTCGCAGCAGGCGCTCAGCAGGAGCAGGCGTCTGAGACACTCCAGGCGATTCGTCTGATCAAATCCGAGCTTGGCTGCCGGACGTCCCTCGGGGTGTCGAACGTATCGTTTGCACTTCCGAACAGGCAGTTTCTCAACTCCGTCTATCTGGCCATGGCTCTGGAAGCAGGGCTCGACATGGCGATCATCAATCCTCTTGACACTCGGCTCATGGACACGGTGAGGGCGGCTCGGGTTCTCTTGGCACGGGACCGAAACGCAGAGCGGTACATCTCCGTCGTTGGGCCGAAGAGACTGGGGCACGAACTCAGCCCTGATCCAAGCCAGGCTACACAGGTGGGTCACGTGGCCCAAGCTCGCCGCGCGGCTCAGGCTGACTGGGCAGCTCATACCTGCCAGGCTGCGCGAACTGCCCGGGCTGATCAGGCTGGCGAGGCAGGCCAGGCCAGCCAGGCGGACGAGGCTGCATCTCAGGAGGAGTTGTGTGCCCATATCCGCGATGCGGTTCTCCACGGCGACCGGGCCGCGGCGGAATCGCTCACTGAGAGCGCTCTTGCAGGTGGGGCTGAACCCTCAAGGCTGCTCGCGAAATGCCTGATCCCGGCCATTGAGGAGACTGGCAGGCGCTTCGCTGCGGGCACGTTCTTCCTGCCGGAGTTGATGCTCTCCGCCTCTGCGATGCAGGCCGCGGCAGGCCGGATTCAGGCTAGAATGAGTCCTCTCGATCTGGAGAAGTCCTCCCGCGGCACTGTGGTGATAGCCACTGTGAAGGGAGATATCCACGACATTGGGAAGAACATCGTCTCGATGTTCTTGGAGAACAACGGATTCCGCGTTGTGGACATCGGAAGGGACGCCAACCCGGCGGTGGTGCTGGAGACGGCACGGAAAGCCTCTGCGGATGTGGTGTGCCTGAGTGCCCTGATGACTACCACAATGCCTGGGATGAAAGATGTGATTGACCTGTTTGCCATGGAGGGGTTTGCGTGCCCCGTGATAATCGGCGGAGCGGCAACTTCGCGGGCGTTTGCCGAAAGGATAGGCGCCGCTGGGCATGGCCGAGATGCGTCGGAGGCAGTCTCTGAAGTCGCAAGGGTCATCGCCGAGCGCGCAGATAGATCAGGGGGTGAGCAGTCACATGCATTACAAGAGCTTTGA
- the arsB gene encoding ACR3 family arsenite efflux transporter, protein MDAAHNSAQPKPRGGLGFFEKYLTLWVAICIVLGVAIGLRIPAFPRVLSQWEYAHVSIPVAILIWFMIYPMMLQIDFGSIVRATRQPKGLTITLIVNWIVKPFTMFGLAWLFLKIVFARWISPDLAQQYLAGAIFLGAAPCTAMVFVWSYLSGGNAAHTLVQVAVNDIVILFLYAPIVIFQLGLAELAVPYDTILLSVGLYVVIPLVAGYLTRIRLIRARGEEWFRESFLPRFKPITIIGLLLTLIILFSFQGETIVENPLHILLIAVPLTIQTYLIFTIAYLWARAWRVDRTVAAPAAMIGASNFFELAVAVAISLFGLGSGAALATVVGVLVEVPIMLSLVAFANRTKQWFSEPAVAGSCEHVEASNGGGHEPRA, encoded by the coding sequence ATGGATGCTGCGCACAACTCAGCTCAACCTAAGCCCAGAGGCGGGCTCGGCTTCTTTGAGAAGTATCTGACCCTGTGGGTAGCCATATGCATAGTGCTAGGCGTGGCAATAGGCCTCAGGATTCCGGCGTTTCCGAGAGTCCTCAGCCAGTGGGAGTATGCTCACGTATCTATCCCAGTGGCAATCCTCATTTGGTTCATGATATACCCTATGATGCTCCAGATTGACTTCGGAAGCATAGTCAGGGCCACCCGCCAACCCAAGGGGCTCACCATAACCCTGATCGTCAACTGGATCGTCAAGCCCTTCACCATGTTCGGCCTTGCTTGGCTCTTTCTCAAGATAGTGTTCGCCAGATGGATCTCTCCGGACCTGGCCCAGCAGTACTTGGCAGGCGCGATCTTCCTAGGCGCCGCGCCTTGCACTGCTATGGTGTTCGTGTGGAGTTACCTAAGCGGAGGCAACGCAGCCCACACCCTTGTTCAAGTTGCAGTGAATGACATAGTAATCCTGTTCCTTTATGCACCGATTGTCATATTCCAGCTGGGCCTGGCTGAGCTGGCCGTTCCTTACGACACCATCCTCCTCTCAGTGGGGCTCTACGTTGTGATCCCCCTAGTCGCCGGCTATCTCACCCGGATTCGGCTCATCCGCGCCCGTGGCGAGGAGTGGTTCCGGGAGTCATTCCTGCCGAGGTTCAAGCCCATAACCATCATCGGGCTTCTGCTCACGCTGATCATACTCTTCTCATTTCAGGGAGAGACGATCGTCGAGAATCCACTGCACATCTTGCTGATCGCCGTTCCGCTTACGATCCAGACGTACCTGATCTTCACTATCGCCTACCTCTGGGCACGAGCCTGGCGTGTTGATCGCACAGTGGCCGCGCCGGCTGCTATGATCGGGGCGAGCAACTTCTTCGAACTCGCGGTGGCAGTCGCGATCTCCCTGTTTGGGCTGGGCTCAGGAGCTGCCCTCGCTACAGTTGTTGGAGTGCTAGTAGAAGTTCCCATCATGCTCAGCCTGGTAGCTTTCGCCAACCGGACGAAGCAGTGGTTCTCCGAACCAGCCGTTGCCGGTTCTTGTGAGCATGTCGAAGCTAGCAATGGAGGAGGGCATGAACCTCGTGCCTGA
- a CDS encoding metalloregulator ArsR/SmtB family transcription factor, translated as MLDPKIAARVTVFKALAHETRVRIVEMLAEEGEKCVCEIVERLDFDQSTISRHLSVLRSAGIVASRKEGLNVWYRLETPCVYQFMRCIDGVSTCSLKE; from the coding sequence ATGCTCGACCCGAAGATCGCGGCACGCGTGACTGTTTTTAAGGCCCTTGCCCACGAAACACGGGTAAGGATCGTGGAGATGCTAGCTGAGGAAGGCGAGAAGTGCGTGTGTGAGATTGTGGAGCGCTTGGACTTTGATCAATCAACCATCTCAAGGCATCTCAGCGTCCTGAGGAGTGCTGGAATCGTAGCCTCCAGGAAGGAAGGGCTCAACGTCTGGTACCGCCTCGAGACCCCCTGCGTCTACCAGTTCATGAGATGCATAGACGGGGTCAGCACGTGCAGCCTGAAGGAGTGA
- a CDS encoding ATP-binding protein — translation MIVSVASGKGGTGKTTIAVNLVLALEGTMPVDFLDCDVEEPNAHLFLHPVLETSERVTLPVPVVDENKCSGCGTCAEVCAFHAILSLGGRAIAFPELCHGCGGCARFCPTGAISEVPREIGVVETGRAGDTGAIRFVQGRVNIGTALAPPVVKAVRSKAGPGDRVVIIDSPPGTSCPVVASVKGSDYCLLVTEPTPFGLNDLALAVDMVRELGVPFGVAINRAGLGDDKVAAYCRQEHIPVLLEIPFDRRYAASYARGGQLVRDFPELGDSLRGLWRQIRAAVGPLPEEGEMAR, via the coding sequence ATGATCGTATCAGTGGCCAGCGGAAAAGGCGGCACAGGCAAGACGACAATCGCGGTCAACCTGGTCCTGGCTCTGGAGGGGACTATGCCCGTGGACTTCCTGGACTGTGATGTCGAGGAGCCCAATGCGCATCTGTTCCTCCATCCTGTGCTCGAGACCTCTGAGCGAGTCACTCTGCCTGTGCCTGTTGTCGACGAGAACAAGTGCAGCGGGTGCGGTACGTGCGCGGAAGTATGCGCGTTTCATGCCATTCTGTCGCTTGGAGGCCGTGCCATAGCATTCCCAGAGTTATGTCATGGCTGCGGGGGGTGTGCGCGCTTCTGCCCTACGGGCGCAATATCCGAGGTTCCCAGAGAAATCGGAGTGGTGGAGACTGGGAGGGCAGGCGATACAGGGGCGATCAGATTCGTCCAGGGACGAGTCAACATCGGCACTGCTCTGGCTCCCCCGGTGGTGAAAGCCGTTCGAAGCAAGGCCGGACCAGGCGACAGAGTCGTCATCATCGACTCGCCGCCCGGGACGTCCTGCCCGGTCGTAGCCTCGGTGAAAGGCAGCGACTACTGCCTACTCGTTACCGAGCCCACGCCGTTCGGGCTGAACGATCTGGCGCTGGCAGTGGATATGGTGCGGGAACTGGGCGTTCCATTCGGGGTGGCCATCAACCGCGCAGGGCTTGGCGATGACAAGGTCGCTGCTTACTGCAGACAGGAGCATATCCCCGTGTTGCTTGAGATCCCATTCGACAGGAGATATGCGGCTTCCTACGCTCGCGGCGGACAGCTTGTACGCGACTTCCCTGAGCTGGGCGATTCTCTGAGAGGCCTCTGGCGGCAGATTCGTGCTGCGGTGGGGCCGTTGCCAGAGGAGGGGGAAATGGCACGATGA
- a CDS encoding ATP-binding protein: MKELLVISGKGGTGKTSIVGAFAVLAESKVLADSDVDAADLHLLLNPTVKTINEFRASKQAVLDPAKCAGQCSASAACAEVCRFGAISLSCGTGAGTNAGGSMSVSDTGGAAGAGFPHIDPVSCEGCGVCARACPHGAISMEDVVSGHWFVSDTAYGPMVHARLGVAQENSGKLVTQVRREARAIAERQGLEYVIIDGPPGIGCPVISSMSGVDLALIVTEPTVSGTHDMRRVVELAHYFGVRTAVCINKYDLDEASAEQIEEYCRSERIEVAGRIPFDEGVVGALVRGVPMVANADSCPVCVGDSVQASDSARPHGKAALATRELWRRVAVILKQSPSSQAYAREVSIRDR, from the coding sequence ATGAAGGAACTGCTCGTCATCAGCGGCAAGGGTGGCACGGGAAAGACCTCTATCGTAGGAGCCTTTGCGGTTCTGGCGGAGAGCAAGGTGCTGGCGGACAGCGATGTGGACGCGGCTGACCTGCACCTTCTGCTCAACCCGACGGTCAAGACCATCAACGAGTTCCGGGCGTCAAAGCAGGCGGTGCTTGACCCAGCCAAGTGCGCCGGCCAGTGCAGCGCATCTGCCGCCTGCGCCGAGGTGTGTCGGTTCGGAGCTATCTCCCTGTCCTGTGGGACCGGCGCTGGAACCAACGCCGGCGGCAGCATGTCAGTCTCTGACACCGGCGGTGCTGCTGGCGCCGGTTTTCCCCACATCGATCCAGTCTCTTGCGAAGGCTGCGGCGTCTGTGCTCGTGCATGTCCTCATGGCGCGATCTCAATGGAGGATGTGGTGTCGGGGCACTGGTTTGTGTCCGATACAGCCTATGGTCCCATGGTCCACGCCAGGCTCGGAGTGGCCCAGGAGAATTCAGGCAAGCTTGTCACGCAGGTCCGACGTGAGGCGCGGGCCATTGCGGAGAGGCAGGGGCTGGAGTATGTAATCATCGATGGACCACCCGGCATAGGCTGCCCGGTGATATCGTCAATGTCCGGAGTTGACTTGGCCCTCATCGTCACTGAACCCACTGTTTCAGGGACGCACGACATGAGGAGAGTCGTGGAGTTGGCACACTACTTTGGGGTAAGAACGGCAGTCTGTATCAACAAGTACGACCTTGATGAGGCAAGTGCCGAGCAGATTGAAGAATACTGCCGCAGTGAGAGGATTGAAGTCGCGGGGAGGATCCCATTCGACGAAGGAGTGGTCGGCGCCTTGGTGAGGGGAGTGCCGATGGTAGCGAATGCCGACAGTTGCCCCGTTTGTGTGGGCGATTCAGTACAAGCATCAGATTCCGCCCGCCCTCATGGCAAAGCAGCGCTGGCCACACGGGAGCTATGGAGGAGGGTCGCGGTTATCCTGAAGCAAAGCCCAAGCTCCCAGGCGTACGCGAGAGAGGTAAGCATCCGGGATAGATAG
- a CDS encoding 4Fe-4S dicluster domain-containing protein: MSRNEIPWYPAVDAEKCSGCRSCYDFCSHATYIWDEDAQRPVVKNPFNCVVGCSTCAAQCPSQAIAFPPLSILKQYREPK; this comes from the coding sequence GTGAGTCGCAACGAAATTCCTTGGTATCCAGCTGTTGACGCCGAGAAATGCTCCGGGTGCAGGTCATGTTATGACTTCTGCTCACACGCCACGTACATCTGGGATGAAGACGCCCAACGGCCCGTTGTTAAGAACCCCTTCAACTGCGTGGTTGGGTGCTCTACATGTGCGGCACAGTGCCCATCTCAAGCTATTGCATTTCCGCCGTTATCGATCCTTAAGCAGTACCGTGAGCCCAAATAG
- a CDS encoding 4Fe-4S binding protein yields MNKKIKVLFTFPPGMVGKPITYCLVKDYDLWVNILHAEIAPDKAGKLVLDIEGREEDVERALDFLACEELQVQILNGSISWDEDRCLHCGACTSVCPAHALTLDPVDWSLKFDREKCYVCKLCTLACPVKAMSMPI; encoded by the coding sequence ATGAACAAGAAGATAAAGGTCCTGTTCACATTCCCTCCCGGCATGGTTGGTAAGCCAATCACCTACTGCCTCGTGAAGGACTATGACCTGTGGGTGAACATCCTCCATGCGGAGATAGCGCCTGATAAGGCCGGCAAGCTTGTGCTGGATATCGAAGGGCGAGAGGAAGACGTGGAGCGCGCCCTCGACTTCCTCGCCTGCGAAGAACTGCAGGTTCAGATACTCAACGGAAGCATCTCCTGGGACGAGGATCGCTGTCTGCACTGCGGCGCCTGCACATCAGTGTGTCCTGCCCACGCCCTGACCCTGGATCCAGTTGACTGGAGCCTGAAGTTTGACCGCGAGAAATGCTACGTGTGCAAGCTGTGCACTCTGGCCTGCCCGGTGAAGGCCATGAGCATGCCCATCTAG
- a CDS encoding permease produces the protein MKELKAFLLILGVFIIVYLAPLGNPRVQAAVLEALYMLQEYARQHVLFCLVPAFFIAGAMQNFISAKSVMRYLGKGAKQWLAYAVASVSGAILAVCSCTVLPLFMGIYKKGAGLGPATAFLYSGPAINVLAIILTARVLGWQIGVARAVGAIVFSVVIGLLIAAIFRGEESERQKGFASSSVEAGGRTLGQTVVYFATLVGILVFAAWGRPSEEVGFFYTVWRIKWRLAFTLLGFLAYQATAWFNRDELVTWKDSTWSFAKQVLPLLFGGVLLAGLLTGRPGIDGGLIPSAWVARVVGGNSLLANFTASVAGAFMYFATLTEIPIIQGLIGSGMGQGPALALLLAGPALSLPSMLVINSILGPKKTITYVALVVVMATLSGWVFGAVMA, from the coding sequence TTGAAAGAGCTCAAGGCGTTTCTGCTCATTCTTGGAGTGTTCATTATCGTGTATCTCGCGCCTCTTGGAAACCCTCGTGTTCAGGCCGCTGTGCTTGAGGCCCTGTATATGCTGCAGGAATACGCTCGTCAGCATGTGCTGTTCTGCCTCGTGCCGGCTTTTTTCATAGCCGGCGCCATGCAGAACTTCATATCCGCCAAGTCAGTCATGCGATACCTCGGCAAGGGAGCAAAGCAGTGGCTTGCGTACGCCGTGGCATCTGTCTCCGGAGCGATCCTTGCGGTATGCTCCTGCACGGTGCTGCCCCTGTTCATGGGCATATACAAGAAGGGGGCGGGCCTTGGGCCGGCGACCGCATTTCTATACTCTGGCCCTGCCATAAATGTGCTTGCCATAATCCTCACAGCCAGGGTGCTAGGCTGGCAGATCGGGGTGGCAAGGGCGGTGGGGGCCATAGTCTTCTCGGTTGTTATCGGCCTGCTGATTGCGGCGATCTTCAGAGGAGAGGAATCCGAGAGGCAGAAGGGTTTCGCTTCCTCTTCCGTGGAGGCGGGCGGAAGAACACTGGGTCAGACGGTCGTGTACTTCGCTACCCTCGTGGGAATCCTGGTCTTCGCAGCTTGGGGCAGACCCTCGGAAGAGGTCGGGTTCTTCTACACAGTCTGGCGGATCAAGTGGCGCCTAGCCTTCACTCTACTCGGGTTCCTTGCCTACCAGGCCACAGCCTGGTTCAACCGCGATGAACTGGTGACTTGGAAGGACTCCACCTGGAGCTTCGCAAAGCAAGTGCTGCCTCTGCTTTTCGGAGGAGTGCTCCTTGCAGGTCTGCTAACGGGCAGGCCCGGCATTGATGGAGGCCTGATCCCGTCCGCCTGGGTGGCTAGGGTAGTAGGGGGGAACTCTCTCCTCGCCAACTTCACCGCCTCGGTGGCCGGAGCGTTCATGTATTTCGCAACCCTCACCGAGATACCGATCATCCAGGGGCTAATAGGATCCGGAATGGGCCAGGGGCCAGCACTTGCACTGCTCCTTGCGGGGCCAGCCTTGAGCCTTCCCAGCATGCTTGTGATCAACAGCATCCTAGGACCCAAGAAGACTATCACCTACGTTGCGCTCGTAGTGGTCATGGCCACACTTAGCGGGTGGGTATTCGGAGCAGTAATGGCCTAG
- a CDS encoding thioredoxin family protein, with amino-acid sequence MKIEILGTGCAKCRKTEEMIADTIAKLGVEAEIVHVTDLDEIVDRGVMMTPAVIVDGKTVIEGKMPTEAQIRQWLLK; translated from the coding sequence GTGAAGATCGAGATACTCGGAACTGGCTGCGCCAAGTGCAGGAAGACCGAAGAGATGATCGCCGATACTATTGCGAAACTCGGCGTAGAGGCTGAGATAGTCCACGTGACCGACCTTGATGAGATCGTCGACCGTGGTGTCATGATGACCCCAGCAGTGATTGTGGACGGGAAGACGGTAATCGAAGGCAAGATGCCTACTGAAGCCCAGATCAGGCAGTGGCTCCTGAAGTAA